The Coffea arabica cultivar ET-39 chromosome 6e, Coffea Arabica ET-39 HiFi, whole genome shotgun sequence genome contains the following window.
GTCTATACGCTCCCTGAATCAAACCGGCACTTCCAACCAACCTCCATCTCATGTGCTGACCGTTCCAGTGCTTGCCTGTTAAGCATTCTTAGATACttgagttttttaatttttttcccaagTCTTTCTGGGGTACCTCCTTTGAACTCTTTGTGGATTCAAGAATCAAgattcttttcaatttttcgtTACATAAAGTAGGAAGAGTTATTAGGTGATCAGTTCTTGATTCTTTGAGTTTGTTCTTCTTTCCGTATTCTTGTTGTGTTTGTTAGAAACCAGTAAAGTTTTCGTGCTGAAATTGAATTCCTTTTCTGTTATTTGACACTTTTTCCTAGAACCCAGTTCAGTGTTCTTGGTAAACTTGGAGCCTTTTCTGATCATTTTGGGTGTTTGGGATGCTGAAGTTAATGCGGTGAGCTTTACTCAAgttttaagcttgaaagctttGGAGGCCCTTACTCAGCCATGTCAGACTATGATGTCTTGTATCTGCATAGAAATATGGGCGAGAATCCTGTATGGGGTCTGTTTAAGAACATAAGGTactgattgattttgaaaaggCTTGTGTTGTTTTCGTCAATTGTTTGTATGATGGTTGCTCTTTTAACTTTTTAGGTGGGGAGGGAATATAAGGTCTCTTGTTAGATAGAAATTTAATTTGAAGTTGATAATGTGTGGTGCAGAAATGTTTTCAAGAAGGACGAGTTAGGAGTGGAAATTGCACAGATTGCAATACCTGCAGCAATGGCCTTAGCTGCTGACCCAATTGCTTCTTTAGTTGATACAGCTTTCATTGGTCATATAGGTTTGTTCCCTTTCTTCCTGGTGTTCTTTCATCACTGCTGATACTTTACTGATGGTCTTATGTGATCGCATTTTCATTCTGAAAGTTGTGCTGTACTTTGTCCTGTTTAATCGATAAAGATTCTTTGTTCCATCCATAATTGAAAAACGTACATGAAAACTTGAGGCTTCTTTGTGCTATAGTGAAAAATTGTGCTTTTGGAGGTAATGAAAACATGTAAAGGGACTTGACACTCCAGAAAACATCAATCAGCTGAAAACAATTATCCTTCTAAGAATACCATATGACATTTTTATAAATACCAAAAAGATTTGGTTTCTGCTACTCTGGCATTGAAACGTCAATTTGCATTGGACCTGCTTTtgataaatcatataaaaagaTTGCTAGTTTAATTTGAAGTATATTCTTTGCACATTTGCTTCTAGTTTCTGGTCAAATCTTCAGATTCTTAGTACTATAGCTATGTTTATTGCAAAACTACCTAGGCTTGTGGCTGTGTTTGCAATTCaccactttcttcttcttcttcttcttcttcttcttctttttttgtttctttttttattaaacTGCTCTCAGATGAATGCAGCAGCAAAGGGAATGTACTTCtctgcttttttcttttctgaacTGGTTATGTTGAATACCGTTGTAGCTCTtgtaaaatattaattatatgcAACCTAAGTCATATCTTTCCTCTTGCTTTTTACGTATTGGGTCTTGGAAAGTCGCTAGTGGTAACCTAATTGTCTGACTGATTCATCATAACTGCATGTAGGTCCAGTGGAACTTGCAGCTGTAGGTGTCGCCATTGCTGTATTTAACCAAGCATCAAAAATTGCAATATTCCCACTCGTTAGTGTGACAACTTCTTTTGTTGCTGAAGAAGATGCTACTAAAAGTTTGAGCATTGATtcacaagaaattgaaatagtGGAGAATGGTTTTGCTGCAGATGGCGAAAAGGAAGAGTTGCTACCGAAAGTGGGTAAGGCTTTGACTATTTTTCTCTTTGCCATCCGTAGAAAAAAGAGCTGTGATAATTCCTTTTTTgttgaaaatatgaaaattcactttttcaaTGTTATCTATTTGATTACAGTTGTTAGTTAAATAAGCAATCTTGCTCCTGCTGTTGTGAACTTTTCCGATGTTCTCTGCCTTGATACAGAATTGAGTAGCAAATCATTCAGCAGTAGCCAAGGGAAGGTGGTTGATGGTAGGCGGAACAGCAGGCATAACTCTTCCGCTTCATCAGCATTGCTCATTGGTTGTATACTTGGTATCATCCAAGCAATTTTCCTCATTTTTGCTGCAAAACCCTTGTTAAACTACATGGGTGTAGAATCTGTAAGTTAATCTTCTTAATATTAGTAATCACTTATGGTTCTTTCACACAGCCTTCACCATTTTTTAGGTGGTCTCCTCAGTATAAACAGAACATCTCATAGCTCAACTTGAATGAAGTTTCTTCTTGTTGATATTCAAATTTTGTTTAAGTTGTTTCCTATATGAGTGAAGTCGTTAAAAAGAATCCATGGAGCAACTCTTTAAGAATCAGATATACTCTTTAAGCAGGGCGTTTTGCTTTTTCTAATTTACTTCATGTCTTTCAAATTTGAAAGATAAATAGTCTGGTGGAACAGAAATATTAAGTTGTATTTTTGGTTTAATCCCTATCTTGCACCTAGTTCTTCGTCAGTAGATTTTATGGAATTGTAAGAAGCAATACATGATACCTCACCTGAATGTTATACATCTCACCATGTTGAATGTATTGTGAATATTAAGCATTGTACCAGATTCTTGTTGAGACCTCCATTGGTACTTTCAAATTTAACTCATCAACCTTGTTTTGGACAAGAAGAATCTTCTCTTCAAGTCTAATCCTTAGCTTACAAGATGTAGGTCATTTGTCCATTTGGGGAGATGGTACTTCTTTTGCTTTAAGATCTATGTCTAAGCTAGGATCAATTCAAATTTTATCAAGATTTCTATGAGTCATTCAGTTGTTTCTTGCAAACAGAGCAACTGGGTGTGTATTATTGTAATgaccaaagttttttttttcatttctcactgaTGAGGATATAAATTAATACCCAAAGCTGTAATATTGTCAAGTTTGTTCCTTAGCCTTGAATGTGTGAGTATCTGCTCTAaactttcaaaattcaaaattttcttaaggatTAGAATGTAATTGGGTTTTGGAGTAGTCAGTTGATGTTTCATAAAGATAACTGATTATACAATATTATCTAATGCAGGATTGCTTACATTTCTACAAATAGCATTTTATCTTACTTGTCACAGTATCCACTGTATCATCAATGATCATTACTGCAACCAAATGAAATAACAGTGCTTTGTTTTCTCCATGTAGAATTCACCTATGCTGAACCCAGCCCAAAAGTACTTAATAGTGAGGTCACTTGGCGCTCCAGCTGTCCTCCTTTCCTTGGCCATGCAGGGTGTCTTTCGTGGATTCAAGGATACAAAAACCCCTCTTTATGCAACCAGTAAGCAAGCTTTGAAGTTTCTTAGGCACCTTTTTTTTCTGACTAATATTTATGTTTCTCTTGCTTTTGGGGTACTAGTGGACAAATGAATCAGCCTAGTTTTATACATTTACTATCTTTTGTGACAGATTTTTACCGATCTGCTCTTGTATGTGAAAATTGTTACCCTATGCAATTAGGCTGACATTGTTTACTGGAACGCAGTGATTGGAGATCTGACAAACATAATTCTGGACCCAATATTCATTTTCCTGTTTGGTTTAGGTGTTACTGGTGCAGCCATTGCCCATGTTATCTCCCAGTAAGATTTAAGTTTCACCTGTTGTAAATTATTTGTAATTTTATCTAAACTTGTAATTTTTGTATTCTTTGCTCATTTTAGTTTCTTCTCATTTGGTCTTTAAATAATTGCAGGTACTTTATTTCCCTAATACTTATGTGGAGATTAATGAGTGAAGTAGATCTTTTAGCCCCTAGTATCAAAGATCTGCAGTTGGGTCGGTTTCTTAAGAATGGTGAGTAATGTCTGATGCTAAAGACATCAATCCATTAATTGTGTTGTCCAAC
Protein-coding sequences here:
- the LOC113697299 gene encoding protein DETOXIFICATION 42, with protein sequence MSDYDVLYLHRNMGENPVWGLFKNIRNVFKKDELGVEIAQIAIPAAMALAADPIASLVDTAFIGHIGPVELAAVGVAIAVFNQASKIAIFPLVSVTTSFVAEEDATKSLSIDSQEIEIVENGFAADGEKEELLPKVELSSKSFSSSQGKVVDGRRNSRHNSSASSALLIGCILGIIQAIFLIFAAKPLLNYMGVESNSPMLNPAQKYLIVRSLGAPAVLLSLAMQGVFRGFKDTKTPLYATMIGDLTNIILDPIFIFLFGLGVTGAAIAHVISQYFISLILMWRLMSEVDLLAPSIKDLQLGRFLKNGFLLLLRVIAATFCVTLAASLAARVGSTSMAAFQVCLQVWLATSLLADGLAVSGQAILASAFAKNDYERATTTASRVLQLGLVLGLVLSLIVIVILKYASTIFTADINVLHLLSLGIPFVVVTQPINSVAFVFDGINYGASDFSYSAYSMISVAAVSIILLLLLSSRFGFVGIWLALSIFMSLRALAGFWRIGTRTGPWRYLRG